The Anaerolineae bacterium genome window below encodes:
- a CDS encoding diacylglycerol kinase family lipid kinase encodes MPTAKLIVNPYAGRWAGRAALPKVAETLRRLGYPFELVTTEGPDHAIALARAAAEAGYSPIVAVGGDGTISEVVNGLMEAAAGGVAGPLGVIPAGCANDLARQLGLPLDVATACRRLLAGSERVIDVGRVNGRYFVNDVGVGFEPQVTLEARQIRWLRGTLVYLVAVFRALRHLRQPHMTVEWDGGRASHPMPLVSVGNGNITGGFRLTPHARLDDGALDFVFAQRVTMLQILRLLPGTLRGTHIHHPSVVTGRSTRLAVHSEEPVPLGVDGEVRTTGAQDLSFEILPARLRVIVGG; translated from the coding sequence TTGCCCACCGCCAAGCTTATCGTCAACCCGTATGCTGGCCGCTGGGCCGGCCGTGCGGCTCTTCCAAAGGTCGCGGAGACGTTACGTCGTTTGGGATATCCCTTCGAGCTGGTCACTACAGAGGGGCCGGATCATGCCATTGCATTGGCGCGCGCGGCGGCCGAGGCCGGCTACAGCCCCATCGTGGCCGTCGGAGGGGATGGCACGATCAGCGAGGTGGTAAATGGGCTGATGGAGGCCGCCGCAGGCGGCGTGGCCGGTCCCTTGGGAGTTATTCCCGCCGGTTGCGCCAACGACCTGGCCCGGCAGTTGGGGCTGCCTCTAGATGTAGCGACCGCGTGTCGGCGTCTGCTCGCGGGCAGCGAGCGCGTCATCGACGTGGGCCGGGTCAACGGGCGCTACTTCGTGAACGATGTCGGCGTGGGATTCGAACCCCAGGTGACGCTGGAAGCGCGCCAGATCCGGTGGCTGCGGGGGACGCTCGTCTATTTGGTTGCCGTGTTTCGCGCGCTGCGACACCTACGTCAGCCGCATATGACCGTCGAATGGGACGGCGGGCGGGCCAGCCACCCAATGCCGTTGGTATCGGTGGGTAATGGGAACATCACCGGCGGCTTTCGCCTGACGCCGCATGCCCGCTTAGACGATGGAGCATTGGACTTCGTATTTGCCCAGCGCGTGACTATGCTTCAGATTCTGCGCCTGTTGCCTGGCACCTTGCGGGGCACGCATATCCATCATCCATCGGTCGTCACCGGCCGCTCCACACGCCTCGCCGTGCATTCCGAGGAGCCGGTACCCCTCGGCGTGGACGGCGAGGTGCGCACCACAGGAGCTCAGGATCTGAGCTTTGAGATCTTGCCTGCTCGGCTGCGTGTGATCGTCGGAGGCTAG
- a CDS encoding NADP-dependent malic enzyme: MRITPEEALAYHSEGRKGKIEVVPSKPTLTQRDLSLAYTPGVAFPVLEIARDPDLAYEYTAKGNLVAVISNGTAILGLGNRGALASKPVMEGKGILFKRFADIDVFDIEVNAPNPEIFICVVEAIAPTFGGINLEDIKAPECFYIEEILRRRLDIPVFHDDQHGTAIISGAAMLNACELTNRRPEDLRVVVNGAGASAIACAEFYVRLGVRRENITMLDSRGVIYAGREVNMNEFKARFARDTKARTLAEALVDADMFLGLSVGNVLTGEMIQVMAPNPIIFAMANPDPEIRYEEARAARPDAIVATGRSDYPNQVNNVLGFPFIFRGALDVRARAINDEMKVAAAYALAALAREDVPDSVLSAYRLTSLRFGPEYIIPKPLDPRVLLWVAPAVAKAAMETGVARVHIDIECYREKLEARLGKGWELMRRVINKAKAKPKRIVFAEGEERKVLRAAAQIEEEGIGKVTLLGRPEVIRERIRELGLHYQPRVVTPGASEYDERYAEALYQLRQRRGVTRTLAAQLIQQPNYFGAMMVYQGDADAFISGLTYSYPEVLRPALQIVHTQESVCRVAGLYIMIVRDRVYFFTDATVNIDPNAQELAEIAIMAADLAREFDIEPRIAMLSFSNFGSTRHPFSEKVREAVEIVRQRRPDLCIDGEMQADTAVVPEIIEERYPFSRVRDANVLVFPDLEAANVAYKLLHRLGGAEAIGPILMGTGKPVHVLQTGDEVKDIVRIAAIAVVDAQRRESQARGRL, encoded by the coding sequence ATGCGTATTACACCAGAAGAGGCCCTCGCTTACCACAGCGAAGGGCGCAAAGGGAAGATCGAGGTCGTTCCGAGCAAGCCAACCCTAACGCAACGGGATTTGTCGCTAGCTTACACGCCGGGCGTGGCCTTCCCGGTCTTAGAGATCGCCAGGGATCCAGACCTAGCCTACGAGTACACGGCGAAGGGGAATTTAGTGGCTGTGATCTCCAATGGTACCGCCATCCTAGGGCTAGGCAATCGCGGCGCGTTGGCCTCTAAACCGGTGATGGAGGGCAAAGGGATTCTCTTCAAGCGATTCGCCGATATTGATGTATTCGACATTGAAGTCAACGCCCCCAATCCCGAGATCTTCATCTGCGTCGTCGAAGCGATCGCTCCTACCTTCGGCGGGATTAACCTAGAGGACATCAAGGCGCCGGAATGCTTCTACATCGAGGAGATCCTAAGGCGGCGCTTGGACATCCCCGTTTTCCATGATGACCAACATGGCACGGCGATTATCTCTGGGGCAGCTATGCTCAACGCCTGCGAGCTGACCAACCGTCGGCCAGAGGATCTTCGGGTTGTCGTCAACGGCGCAGGCGCATCGGCTATCGCCTGCGCTGAGTTCTACGTGCGGCTGGGCGTGCGGCGCGAGAACATCACCATGCTGGACTCTCGCGGCGTCATCTACGCTGGCCGCGAGGTGAACATGAACGAGTTCAAGGCCCGCTTCGCTCGCGACACTAAAGCTCGCACGCTAGCCGAGGCGTTGGTGGACGCCGACATGTTCTTAGGCCTCTCCGTAGGCAATGTGCTGACCGGTGAGATGATCCAGGTTATGGCTCCCAATCCCATCATCTTCGCCATGGCCAATCCTGACCCGGAGATCCGCTATGAGGAGGCTCGAGCTGCCCGGCCCGACGCGATCGTGGCCACAGGCCGTAGCGATTACCCCAATCAGGTGAACAATGTGCTGGGGTTCCCGTTCATCTTTCGCGGCGCACTAGACGTACGCGCCCGCGCCATCAACGATGAGATGAAAGTGGCCGCCGCCTATGCCCTGGCCGCGCTGGCGCGGGAAGATGTGCCTGACTCGGTGTTGAGCGCGTACCGGCTGACATCATTGCGTTTCGGCCCCGAATACATCATTCCTAAGCCGTTGGACCCGCGCGTGCTCTTGTGGGTCGCGCCGGCCGTCGCTAAGGCAGCCATGGAGACAGGCGTTGCCCGTGTGCACATTGACATCGAGTGCTATCGTGAAAAGTTGGAGGCGCGGCTGGGCAAGGGGTGGGAGCTGATGCGCCGCGTTATCAACAAGGCCAAGGCCAAGCCCAAGCGGATCGTCTTCGCCGAGGGCGAGGAGCGCAAGGTGCTGCGAGCGGCTGCCCAGATCGAAGAAGAGGGCATCGGAAAGGTCACCTTACTGGGCCGGCCGGAGGTGATCCGGGAACGGATCCGAGAGCTGGGACTGCACTACCAGCCTCGCGTCGTCACACCGGGCGCCAGCGAGTACGATGAACGTTATGCCGAGGCGCTATATCAATTGCGGCAGCGGCGAGGCGTCACTCGCACACTGGCGGCCCAATTGATCCAGCAACCCAACTACTTCGGCGCAATGATGGTCTACCAAGGTGATGCCGATGCCTTCATCTCCGGCCTCACGTACAGTTACCCGGAGGTATTGCGCCCGGCCTTGCAGATCGTTCACACACAGGAGAGCGTCTGCCGCGTGGCGGGGCTGTACATCATGATTGTGCGCGATCGCGTGTACTTCTTCACCGATGCCACGGTCAACATTGACCCAAACGCGCAGGAGCTGGCGGAGATCGCCATCATGGCCGCTGATCTGGCTCGCGAGTTCGACATCGAGCCGCGCATCGCGATGCTCTCGTTCTCCAACTTCGGCTCGACCCGTCACCCATTCTCCGAGAAGGTACGGGAGGCGGTAGAGATCGTGCGACAGCGCCGGCCTGATCTGTGCATAGACGGCGAGATGCAAGCGGACACGGCCGTGGTGCCGGAGATCATCGAGGAGCGTTACCCCTTCAGCCGAGTACGGGATGCCAACGTATTGGTCTTCCCTGATCTGGAGGCGGCTAATGTGGCTTACAAGCTGCTGCATCGGCTGGGCGGTGCGGAGGCCATTGGCCCGATCCTGATGGGGACAGGGAAGCCGGTGCACGTTTTGCAGACAGGCGATGAAGTGAAGGACATCGTCCGTATCGCGGCGATCGCCGTCGTGGACGCGCAGCGGCGCGAGTCACAGGCCCGAGGCCGCCTCTAG